A section of the Triticum dicoccoides isolate Atlit2015 ecotype Zavitan chromosome 7A, WEW_v2.0, whole genome shotgun sequence genome encodes:
- the LOC119332624 gene encoding nuclear transcription factor Y subunit B-8-like — protein sequence MENDGVPNGPVAPAPTQATPVGREQDRLMPNANVIRIMRRALPAHAKISDDAKEAIQECVSEFISFVTGEANERCRMQHRKTVNAEDIMWALNRLGFDDYVVPLSVFLHRMRDPEAGTGRAAAGDSRAMTSAPPRVARPVIHTVPLQAQRPMYAPPASVQVQNQMQRPVYAPPAPVQVQNQVQRPVYAPPALLQVQMQRGIYGPRAPVHGYAVGMAPVRAKVGGQYQVFGGERVMTQQYYGYGYGEGAYGAGSSNGGAAIGDEESSSNDVPAPGEGTEEPEPEPAAEESQDKPVQSG from the coding sequence ATGGAGAACGACGGCGTCCCCAACGGACCAGTGGCGCCGGCGCCTACCCAGGCGACGCCGGTGGGGCGGGAGCAGGACCGGCTGATGCCAAACGCAAACGTGATCCGCATCATGCGCCGCGCGCTCCCTGCCCACGCCAAGATCTCCGACGACGCCAAGGAAGCGATCCAGGAATGCGTGTCAGAGTTCATCAGCTTCGTCACCGGCGAGGCCAATGAACGGTGCCGCATGCAGCACCGCAAGACCGTCAACGCCGAAGACATCATGTGGGCCCTAAACCGCCTCGGCTTCGACGACTACGTCGTGCCCCTCAGCGTCTTCCTGCACCGCATGCGCGACCCCGAGGCGGGGACAGGTCGTGCCGCTGCAGGCGACAGCCGCGCCATGACGAGTGCGCCTCCGCGCGTGGCCCGGCCCGTGATCCACACCGTGCCGCTGCAGGCTCAGCGCCCGATGTACGCGCCCCCAGCTTCGGTGCAGGTTCAGAATCAGATGCAGCGGCCCGTGTATGCTCCCCCGGCTCCGGTGCAGGTTCAGAATCAGGTGCAGCGGCCTGTGTACGCTCCCCCGGCTCTGCTACAGGTTCAGATGCAGCGGGGCATCTATGGGCCCCGGGCTCCAGTGCATGGGTACGCCGTCGGAATGGCACCCGTGCGAGCCAAGGTGGGCGGGCAGTACCAGGTGTTCGGTGGAGAGCGTGTCATGACCCAGCAATACTACGGGTATGGGTATGGGGAAGGAGCGTACGGCGCTGGTAGCAGCAACGGAGGAGCCGCCATTGGAGACGAGGAGAGCTCGTCCAACGATGTGCCGGCGCCGGGGGAGGGCACGGAGGAGCCAGAGCCAGAGCCAGCAGCAGAAGAATCGCAGGACAAGCCCGTCCAATCTGGCTAG